The proteins below come from a single Vitis vinifera cultivar Pinot Noir 40024 chromosome 9, ASM3070453v1 genomic window:
- the LOC100252673 gene encoding probable receptor-like protein kinase At1g80640 isoform X1 — MNLLLPLLLLPIWVFTTTLFSLPVHARPDPLVSTIYNPLLPSHYPPISQISAQLEAVSPGMPEVRVVHHQDVNKRILIALVVASTLLGGILLFLSCFWIQRQRNLRNSGRKSQQNLDAAKGLSLGPILGKFNSLRANGKKDSVTVIEYHLLVAATNNFSESNVLGEGGSGRVYKARFNENFLAAVKRLDRGGQDGEREFENEVDWLSKIQHQNIVSLLGCCIHGETRFLVYEMMQNGSLEAQLHGPSHGSTLTWHLRMKIAVDVARGLEHLHEHCNPPVIHRDLKSSNILLDSDFNAKLSDFGLAITSGTQNKNNLKLSGTVGYVAPEYLLDGKLTDKSDVYAFGVILLELLMGRKPVEKMASAECQSIVTWAMPQLTDRSKLPNIVDPIVRDTMDMKHLYQVAAVAVLCVQPEPSYRPLITDVLHSLIPLLPVELGGSLRITEPLPPVCPEPSSH; from the exons ATgaatcttcttcttcctcttctcctACTACCCATCTGGGTGTTCACCACCACTTTGTTCTCTCTTCCAGTTCATGCCAGGCCTGACCCTCTTGTCTCCACCATTTATAACCCTCTTCTTCCTTCTCACTACCCACCCATTTCCCAAATTTCTGCACAACTGGAAGCTGTTTCTCCAG GAATGCCAGAGGTTAGAGTAGTGCACCATCAAGATGTGAACAAGAGAATCCTTATAGCACTTGTTGTTGCTTCCACACTTCTTGGTGGAATTTTGCTATTTCTATCTTGTTTCTGGATCCAGAGGCAAAGAAATTTGAGGAATTCGGGTCGGAAAAGCCAACAAAACTTGG ATGCTGCTAAAGGGCTTTCGTTAGGTCCAATCTTGGGTAAATTCAATTCTTTAAGGGCCAATGGTAAGAAGGATTCGGTAACTGTGATTGAATATCATCTGCTAGTGGCTGCAACCAACAATTTCAGTGAAAGTAATGTTTTGGGGGAGGGTGGCTCTGGTCGGGTTTACAAAGCTCGTTTCAATGAAAACTTCCTTGCAGCTGTGAAAAGACTAGATCGTGGTGGGCAAGATGGTGAAAGAGAATTTGAG AATGAGGTTGATTGGTTGAGTAAAATTCAGCATCAGAATATAGTTTCCCTTTTGGGCTGCTGCATTCATGGTGAAACTCGGTTTCTTGTTTATGAAATGATGCAGAATGGGTCTTTGGAAGCCCAATTACATG GGCCTTCTCATGGATCAACTTTAACTTGGCATCTCCGGATGAAAATTGCTGTTGATGTTGCAAG AGGATTAGAGCATCTTCATGAGCACTGCAACCCTCCTGTCATCCATAGAGATCTAAAATCATCCAATATACTTTTGGATTCCGACTTCAATGCCAAG CTTTCTGATTTTGGCCTCGCCATAACTTCTGGGACCCAGAACAAGAACAATCTAAAGCTTTCAGGGACGGTGGGTTATGTGGCCCCGGAATATCTCTTAGATG gaaAACTAACCGATAAAAGTGATGTTTATGCCTTTGGAGTTATCCTTTTGGAGCTTCTGATGGGAAGAAAACCAGTGGAAAAGATGGCATCAGCTGAATGCCAGTCAATTGTCACATGG GCAATGCCTCAGCTCACTGACAGATCAAAGCTTCCAAACATTGTGGATCCCATTGTCAGAGATACAATGGATATGAAGCACTTATATCAA GTAGCTGCTGTAGCAGTACTATGTGTTCAACCAGAGCCAAGTTACAGGCCATTGATAACAGATGTACTGCACTCCCTTATCCCTCTTTTACCCGTTGAGCTTGGAGGATCACTAAGAATTACAGAACCTTTGCCCCCCGTCTGCCCCGAGCCTTCTTCTCATTGA
- the LOC100252673 gene encoding probable receptor-like protein kinase At1g80640 isoform X2 codes for MPEVRVVHHQDVNKRILIALVVASTLLGGILLFLSCFWIQRQRNLRNSGRKSQQNLDAAKGLSLGPILGKFNSLRANGKKDSVTVIEYHLLVAATNNFSESNVLGEGGSGRVYKARFNENFLAAVKRLDRGGQDGEREFENEVDWLSKIQHQNIVSLLGCCIHGETRFLVYEMMQNGSLEAQLHGPSHGSTLTWHLRMKIAVDVARGLEHLHEHCNPPVIHRDLKSSNILLDSDFNAKLSDFGLAITSGTQNKNNLKLSGTVGYVAPEYLLDGKLTDKSDVYAFGVILLELLMGRKPVEKMASAECQSIVTWAMPQLTDRSKLPNIVDPIVRDTMDMKHLYQVAAVAVLCVQPEPSYRPLITDVLHSLIPLLPVELGGSLRITEPLPPVCPEPSSH; via the exons ATGCCAGAGGTTAGAGTAGTGCACCATCAAGATGTGAACAAGAGAATCCTTATAGCACTTGTTGTTGCTTCCACACTTCTTGGTGGAATTTTGCTATTTCTATCTTGTTTCTGGATCCAGAGGCAAAGAAATTTGAGGAATTCGGGTCGGAAAAGCCAACAAAACTTGG ATGCTGCTAAAGGGCTTTCGTTAGGTCCAATCTTGGGTAAATTCAATTCTTTAAGGGCCAATGGTAAGAAGGATTCGGTAACTGTGATTGAATATCATCTGCTAGTGGCTGCAACCAACAATTTCAGTGAAAGTAATGTTTTGGGGGAGGGTGGCTCTGGTCGGGTTTACAAAGCTCGTTTCAATGAAAACTTCCTTGCAGCTGTGAAAAGACTAGATCGTGGTGGGCAAGATGGTGAAAGAGAATTTGAG AATGAGGTTGATTGGTTGAGTAAAATTCAGCATCAGAATATAGTTTCCCTTTTGGGCTGCTGCATTCATGGTGAAACTCGGTTTCTTGTTTATGAAATGATGCAGAATGGGTCTTTGGAAGCCCAATTACATG GGCCTTCTCATGGATCAACTTTAACTTGGCATCTCCGGATGAAAATTGCTGTTGATGTTGCAAG AGGATTAGAGCATCTTCATGAGCACTGCAACCCTCCTGTCATCCATAGAGATCTAAAATCATCCAATATACTTTTGGATTCCGACTTCAATGCCAAG CTTTCTGATTTTGGCCTCGCCATAACTTCTGGGACCCAGAACAAGAACAATCTAAAGCTTTCAGGGACGGTGGGTTATGTGGCCCCGGAATATCTCTTAGATG gaaAACTAACCGATAAAAGTGATGTTTATGCCTTTGGAGTTATCCTTTTGGAGCTTCTGATGGGAAGAAAACCAGTGGAAAAGATGGCATCAGCTGAATGCCAGTCAATTGTCACATGG GCAATGCCTCAGCTCACTGACAGATCAAAGCTTCCAAACATTGTGGATCCCATTGTCAGAGATACAATGGATATGAAGCACTTATATCAA GTAGCTGCTGTAGCAGTACTATGTGTTCAACCAGAGCCAAGTTACAGGCCATTGATAACAGATGTACTGCACTCCCTTATCCCTCTTTTACCCGTTGAGCTTGGAGGATCACTAAGAATTACAGAACCTTTGCCCCCCGTCTGCCCCGAGCCTTCTTCTCATTGA